One Desulfuromonadales bacterium genomic window, CAAGCTGTCTGGCCCATTAAACAAGCAGGGACAAAGAGTCCCATTACATGGACCGTGCCCAGTTAAAAATGACGCATTATTGGTGAATTGCAAATCGTGAAGCGGAATTGGACAAGGCGTCTGCAGAATATTCTTCAAATCAGGTAAAGAATATGCTGCATCCGTAGCCGTCCAGCCGGTTCCTCACTGCTGTCTTTGGCTGGTAGGTATTCCCCCATCAATAAGCCGTTTTTCCCCCATGGCAAAGCATTGCTTCCCCCATGGCGCAGAAAATCGGCTCTGCCATATTGTTTATCAAGATTGTCAGATTTCAAAGAGCCACCAACCGTGACGATTGAAAGAAGCATGAGGCAGACATGGAAGTGAAGGGGGTGCTCCCGCCCCGCCAACAACTGGAGGCTTCGCCATGAAAAAGGTTACACCGATCTTTATCGTACTGGTTGCCGCGGCCGCCTTGACTATTTCGGGCTGCGACGGGGGCGGAGGGTCCTCCTCCTTATCCGCCACACCATCCACACTGCCACCGGTCACTGCTACCGATGCCGATGGCGACGGGGTGGTCGACACCGCCGACGCTTTCCCCAACGATCCGGCCGCTTCGGTGGATACCGACGGCGACGGCTTCCCGGACGCCTTCAACCCCAACGCCACCGACGCGCAACTGGACGCCACCACACTAACCCTGGACTCCTTCTTCAACGACCCGGCCGCCTCGGTGGATACCGACGGCGACGGCAAGCCTGACGCCTTCAACCCCAACGCTGCTCCCGAGCAGATCGCAGCCAGCCCGCTGGTGGTCGACGACGACGACGACAACGACGGTCTCCTCGATGCGGTCGACGCCGCCCCCCTGCTCGGGATCGCCGACATTCCGACGGAAAGCCCCTTCGGGGCAAGCCCCCTCGACCTTGGGAACGGCGTAGCCGGCGACTTCGAGCAGAAGATGATCCGTTTCGAAGAGTTCGGCCCCGAATCGATGCCAACCGCCGCCGCCGCCAACTGGAGCCCCCTCCCGCAGCCGCAAAACGCCCAGAGCGGGCCAGTTCCCGCCGCGCTGGAGTCCTTCCTGGCCCAGGACGGTGTCGCGCCGTTCCCCACGCGGCTCGCCAACGTCACCGAGCCGAGCCCTTGGAAATCCGCGATAGAAACGTACCTTGGCCGCCCGCTTGCCTTGCCTGCCGAGCTGGGAGTGGCGGGACCGGCCGAAGGCCGGCCCTCGGGCGAAGACTGGGCCCACCAGAGTTGGGACGACCTCTACCCCCGGAAGTACTACAAGACTTCAGTGGCCCAATCCCGGGTGAACCTGGGCCTGCGCGACGCCAGGCAGCGGCACGGGTATGCGCTCGGGGAGTTCGGTCCGGGCGGGCTCTACCACAACGTCGCCGGAGTGCCGGCGACGGAGGGGACGGCAGCCGGCATCGGCATCGCCTTCCACCCGAACCTGCCGGTGCAGGCGCCGAACTCCATCTGGACCTTCGACGGCACCCTGCCGCCCAAGCTGCTTCAGGTGCGCTACGGCGAACCCGTCCTGATGCGCAACTACAATGCGCTGCCGATGGACGTGACGGCCAACAACGGCTTCGGCCGCCACACCATCTCCACCCACGAGCACAACGGCCACCAGCCGGGCGAGAGCGACGGCTTCGCCGGTGCCTTCTTCTACCCCGGCCAGTTCTATGACTACCGCTGGCCGCTACAGCTCGCCGGTTACAGCAATAACAACAACGCCGCCGGCGCCATCAACTTCGATGCATCCGACTCCAGGGCGGCCATCCCTTGCGAGGCAGGCGAAACGTTCAAGGTCCTGGTCAACGGCGAACCCGTTGAAAGGGCCTGCCAGGACGGGCGCGTCATGATCCCCGGCGACTGGCGCGAGACGATGAGCACCCACTGGTTCCACGACCACATGCTCGACCACACGGCCGAGAACGTGTACAAGGGCAACGCCACGATGATGAACTACTACAGCGCCCTCGACCGCGGCAACGAGGCGATCGATGACGGCGTCAACCTGCGCTTCCCCAGCGGCACGGCGCTCAACTGGGGCAACCGCGACTACGACGTGAACCTGGTGGTAGCCGACAAGGCCTGGGATGCCGCTACGGGCCAGCTCTGGTTCAACACCGCCCAGCACAACGGCTTCCTGGGCGACCGGATGACGGTCAACTTCCTCTACAAACCCTACTTCGACGTGCGTGCGCGCCAGTATCGTTTCCGCTTCCTGAACGGCTCGGTGTCGCGCATCATGGCGATCGGGCTGGTGCAGGAAGTGCAAGGCGACGGCGGCGAACTGCCGGGCCCGGCGGGTTCAGGCGTCTCCTACAACCGGGTGCCTTTCCACATGATCGGCAACGACGGCAACATCCTGGAGCACGCCGTCGCCTTTGACGGGGTTGCGGATGTGTTCCATGACGGCAAGCCCGATGCCTGGAAGGGCCAGCTGCCGTCCCAGACCATCGCCGAGCGCT contains:
- a CDS encoding multicopper oxidase domain-containing protein, with protein sequence MKKVTPIFIVLVAAAALTISGCDGGGGSSSLSATPSTLPPVTATDADGDGVVDTADAFPNDPAASVDTDGDGFPDAFNPNATDAQLDATTLTLDSFFNDPAASVDTDGDGKPDAFNPNAAPEQIAASPLVVDDDDDNDGLLDAVDAAPLLGIADIPTESPFGASPLDLGNGVAGDFEQKMIRFEEFGPESMPTAAAANWSPLPQPQNAQSGPVPAALESFLAQDGVAPFPTRLANVTEPSPWKSAIETYLGRPLALPAELGVAGPAEGRPSGEDWAHQSWDDLYPRKYYKTSVAQSRVNLGLRDARQRHGYALGEFGPGGLYHNVAGVPATEGTAAGIGIAFHPNLPVQAPNSIWTFDGTLPPKLLQVRYGEPVLMRNYNALPMDVTANNGFGRHTISTHEHNGHQPGESDGFAGAFFYPGQFYDYRWPLQLAGYSNNNNAAGAINFDASDSRAAIPCEAGETFKVLVNGEPVERACQDGRVMIPGDWRETMSTHWFHDHMLDHTAENVYKGNATMMNYYSALDRGNEAIDDGVNLRFPSGTALNWGNRDYDVNLVVADKAWDAATGQLWFNTAQHNGFLGDRMTVNFLYKPYFDVRARQYRFRFLNGSVSRIMAIGLVQEVQGDGGELPGPAGSGVSYNRVPFHMIGNDGNILEHAVAFDGVADVFHDGKPDAWKGQLPSQTIAERYDIIVDFSKHGIQPGDKLYFVNIMEHEDGKGTKSKVPMADIVSGKYNAIVKDGKWINGDPGVGKFMELRVHAYEGQDLSMNPAEYVAGGKKMIPLAIDRHDPALLTARHHTFEFVRSQAQGGHGTPWAIKVDGGDDNRADPQRISAIVHGDTEVWTIKTGRGWTHPVHIHFEEGVILTRGGKAPPEWETWARKDMYRIGPENDSTGIVEIAFRARDFLGHYVQHCHNTMHEDHAMLLRWDARNEGAVLIDTPMPTYDGVFFEPSFALELADIGDGTGPEQDIP